GTATTCCTGACATAAAGCCAGGGACAGGAAAGACAAGTTGATGTAAAGACTGAATGTATTTGTGCTCATTCACAAACAGTCATCTCAAAATACAAGCAATCTAATTTGATGTCTTTCATCTAGCTTTCTGTCTTTGCATTGGAAAATACAAAGATAACATTGAATAAAAACAGTTTCTCTAGCTAATGAGCATTTAAGGGGATATCATTTGCAAAAGTAAAATAATCCTTTCATTCTCTGCTGTGTTCTTTATCACAAGTCgtcactttttattttgtttgcagCAACAAGTGTTTGAAATTGTGAAAATTAACCGACAGCAACTGTGTGTCAAATCTCAAAATGCAAATGCTATATGTCTGTACTAGCGACAGTTAATGTGCCAAGAAAATACATTAATATTGCTACAAGTACGGTAGGAATACTTATATATATGCACTGACCTTAGGAATGCCTACACAGATGTTCTTGACATCAAAGTCTTCTGGAAGCTCTGTTAGTGACAAAGGAGCCGCAACTGTTGTTGAGTCTCTTACATCAAGACCCTGAAGGATACCTGTTGGACACATCAGCACAATCCCAGGTTACATCGACTGTCATAGGAGAGCATTTCAAATAGACAATATGGAAAAGACACgccgatttatttatttataatgatAAACATTCTTGCCGATATGTGGACAGGTTTAAAGGCTCCCTTAAGGTCATTGAcgaacaagaaaaactaacaataaataataagtTTATTCATAATATCTCAAAAAATAACTGCATATATTTCGGAGGTCTAACAAACATGTTTATGTATTTTCGTTCTCATGAAATGTTGGAAAAGCTCCTTTTTAACAAAGTGTGCACTGGTTACATTCACATTTGCTTGCTTGCTTTTGCTGGCACAATGCTCGTGCATTGGTGCCCCCAGCTGTTGATCACTGTCAGGTTTGAGCCACTGGTGGCTGTAAATTGTGCCACAGCAGGAAACTGCAGGTGGTCAGAACTTTTGTGTACGTTCAGACTGCAAGAACCACTCCAGCAGaacctttttaaaaagagaaaaaagtatctactttaagaaaaaaaactgctgtttggAGCTCCAGACTGAGTAATCTCAGACAAGACTGATTGGTCAAATTTGGAGAAGACAACAAGCaccattttgctcaagtattgTTTAGAGTAGCAGTTTTCTCTCAAATAACACCACTGAGAATGTAAACGTTTCCAtgtaccgttcaaaagtttggggtcactcagacaatttcatgtttttaatgaaaactcccacattcattcatgtgctaacataactgtacaagggttttctaatcatcaatgagcctttcaacaccatcagctaacacaatgtagcattagaacacaggagtgatggttgctggaaatgttcctctgtacccttatggagatattccattaaaaatcagctgtttccagctacaatagtcatttaccacattaacaatgtcgacactggatttatcattcatttaatgttatcttcattgataaaaattgcttttctttcaaacattagaatatttctaagtgaccccaaacttttgaacagtagaaTACCAGAACAAACCATTGTTCTATAACCTACATGATCTTAGAACTGGATTAACATCTAgtaactattattttttttcactgttttcatgcACTCACAGTTAGCTGCTTTATGTTACAAAGAAAGAGACCACTCACTCAAAAATCATTGCTCTATAGTGCTACAAGTGGTTGAAATTCACCCAAGTATTTAGAATATCAGTATTCTTTTTGATATTTGGGAACACATAAACTAAGATATGACTTATGACCAGCTTCAGAGGAGAAACAAAAGCAATATCTAGACCCAGATCAACATTCAGCTATGAATACGAGACAGTGCAGCATGAGAAACTGTCACTGGCGTGTTGACAGGTTATTATTTCTTTCTTACCTAAGACAGTTGCTGCATCATTCACACTGCGTGTCACTATACCAGGTACATCCATGGAGTTAACCAGGGGGATGAGACCATGTCTGGACAGCAGACCGTAAGTTGGTTTAAGGGCCACAACACCACACAACGCTCCTGGGTTACGGGTGGAACCACCTGTGTCTGAGCCCAGAGCCCTGAAAAACAGCAAACCAGAATCATTTTCACCAGTAAACATGATGTTCAATCAAACCTTTCTCTCCGAGTTCTTTTGGAACAGTTTTTCTAAGGGAGTGCATGTGTTCCCTCACAGGTAGCTGGTCAGCGAGGCCACAGCTGCAGCGCTTCCACCTGAGCTTCCTCCAGTGATGACCCAGTCAGAGTCTGGCATTGCCCCCCTCTGCTCTCTGTATGGAGCAGCATAGCTCCAGGGGTTCTTTACTGGACCGAAAGCCCCGTCGGTGCAGCCCGCACTGGGAGGACAAAATCAGTTCAGAAAAATGACTGTCATTTACACAGTCATACTAACTTTATAAAGCAAACTCATATACAGCCTGGGATGTTTAAATGAGTAGCTGTGGGCAGAAACATCCTTATATAGACAGCAGCAGCCGTACCCCATTGCAAACTCATCCAGGTTAGTCTTCCCCATCAGAATGGCTCCTTGGTCAAGAAGCTTCTGGACCACGGTAGCATTGTACGGTGGAGTGTAGTCTGTATCCAGAGCATGGGTAGGTTATAATTACTGGACTGACAGAGTGGACAATTTAAGACACAGTAACTTCATCATGGAGACAGTTCGCACATACCTTTGAGCATCTTGGAGGCACATGTGGTCTTGATGTTTCTAGTGCAGAAGTTGTCCTTGACTGCAAAAGGGATTCCATCCAGAGGACCTTTAGGGACGCCTGAAGAAAGATGAGATCAAACAGTAACACCTGCGACTAAAAATAGAACCGAATTAAAAGCAAAACTCCTGTGTCCAAACCTTTCAGCAGCCTGGCTTCTGACTGTTGAGCCTGTTTCAGCGCTGACTCCTCTGTCACAGTGATGTATGCGTTCAGATGCTGGGTTTTCTTGATGCGATTCAGACACTTCTTGCAGAGCTCTTTTGGGGAGATTCTTCCCTCCCTGAGTGCCAAAGAAACCTGGAGAACAAAGATAAACACCAGCTGAGGAGTGGGGTTTAAACTGTTGTTTAATCTACTTATCAGTCAACATAGTCTACTTAATCAAGTTCTTAACTAATTAAAGTTATTTGGCttttcaaaatgtacaaaaatgatgaaaaatgtagatttaTTTCCCAAAGTCCAAATTAACACCCTCAAATGCATTGTTTTGTTCAATTTACTGTCATGGCATGAGAAAGATTAcaataaataatcacatttgGGAAGCTGGGCTCAGCTATTTGACAATCAAAATAAATTTATGAGTTGACAAGTTATCAATTGTTTATTACACTCAGCTCTTTTTGAGCTAGCAACAGTCAATGTTTATTCTTTGACTGCCAACTAAACatcagaccacccttgttttcttcaatttcttgttcattttaatgcctggtaccactaaaggtacattacctgaagaatacaatgaacaagacaataaatgcagctgattccataatactttatgtcctatttgacgtGCTTCAGCTTCATTGCATTCCAGGttatataagaggccatttcatgtcatcagcagcactgcacatgtaaaggtctagagtggtttcctgctgacattcaagtcatagcacaactcagaagttgtcagctctcacacaATGGCTAAAACTAATGAATTaggtgaagccacaaaggcagccatcttggtactgctggaaattggcatgaatgagagacaggtagcaaaAAAACTggagatctccaagacagctgttcattacaccaagaaaaacaagcccaacatggttctaccaaactgctagctggtcaggaaacgtctttctacccatCAGATGATCGTCACTCATtcgttcctgtgtcaggaatcatcatcagacctccagggactttaaaaatgagtggacactgtggagaaacGGGACTTGTTGGGCGAGGACAATTGGAAAGCgacttgttgaagctggtctgaagtcacacagggcaggaagaagcccttcatcaaggaaaggcagaggaaagccggttactctttgctgggatctCAAGGATTGGattgttgatgattgggctaaggttctcttcagggatgaatccagttttcagttgaggcccactccagccaacttactagttaggaggaagcctggagaagctacaaaccagactgtctgcccctacagtaaaacatgggggtggatcagtgaccatgtagggtagtttcagtctgggtggaacagggcaaatgaaccaggtcatgtttggaGCTACtctagaaaacagtcttcttccatcagctggaaaactctttcctgcctccaatgactggattttccaacaagacaatgtcagttaaagcctggatggagaaccagaacactggaaccatgccttggctgctcaatcaccagatctaaatccaactgaaaacctgtggaaaatcatcaaacacaaaatggagaaccacaagcccaaaaacaaaacagattagTCTGAATTAGTGCAGCAGGAATGgactgctgtgacagcagaacaatgtcagaagctggtggagagcatgaagagaTGCATGGCTGTAGTCAccagaaacaatggttatgaatcagtactaactcctgtgtggatcatgggactaaaacagacagaaaggaaaacatggaataataaaagctgcttttgaCAGAACAATGTCATAGCTACTGATGtaagaactgaagtgattttggttattatcaagaaaatcatagaaaatgtctgatattagctctgaaattaaactcttatgagctattttagTTGGTAtaattatatttgtccaaacaaatgtagctttatttgtaccaggcattaaaatgaacaagaaattgaagaaaataagAGTGGTCTGATCATTTTCCCGTGACTGTATCTTTAGTTTTAATAAATTTAGTGGCCCAGTGAAAAACGATGAAAACCAAGACATTTTCTTCACTTAATAAAAAACAACCCAACCAGGACGACCAGGACAGGACATGTCTGGGAAAAcaggacatttggtcccccaATGTTATTATCTTAGCCAGAAAATACATCCCTTACTGAGTGTACGTTCAGTTTCCTCTACAAATGAACGGAGTAGCTCTAAAAAGCAGCGTGCGGTTCTACTCACCTCCTTTATGGTCAGGCCGAGCATGTTAATGAACTTTAGAGAGAACCTTTCAAATCAACAACAACCTTCGGAGAGTGCAGCAACAGCAGGCTGCCATGTTTGTTCCAATCATCACCATCTAACAGCGCTGTCTGTGATTGGACGGCTGTTGAGGAAGCCGCTTCCTGATTGGTGGAAGCGCCGGCCGACACACCGGTGGAGCAGAAGGCATGATAGGAAGTAGAGGACGTTGTTTTGAAATTGCTCTAAACTTTGGAATTATTACATTTTCCGGAACGAACAGTTAAGAGGTATTTCTACATGAAGAAAATGGTTCTAGTCAGACAGTAGTGGTGGGTTATAGAGAAGCTTTGTAGCTGCTGGCAGTCTCTGTGTCAGAGACTAAATGCACCGTTAGTCATTTAAAGACAGTGAAGATGAGTTCTGTCAGATGTCTGGTGtacagcaggttgttgttaaGCCTCAATAAGTCACCACGTGTGCACACATCAGTTTCCAGTCATGGCATGCAGAGGAGACTGTTCAGCAGGTCCAGCAGGTGCAGGACCATCATGCCTGCCTGGGTCATTGATAAGTATGGCAGCAACGATGTTCTCCGCTTCACCAGAAACGCTGCTTTCCCCATCATCAACTACCCCAATGAGGTCATTGTCAAAGTGTTTGCAGCAGGACTGAACCCGCTTGATATCGGCATGAGAGGTGAGTGCATCAGAATATGACATGAAGTGAAAACAGGTAagcaaaaatggaacaaaatctAAAAAGAAGCATTAAGCAAGTCAAACAATAAGCCTTCCAAGACAAACTGGAAGCAGCTGTACCAAATCAAAGCTGTTGTACAGTAATAGGAATATTTCCAGTGGTATTCAGGGAAAACAGCTGTTCAAATTGGGCAGGAATGTGCAAAATCTCACAGCATGTAGTGCAAACAACTTGAATGTGCAAGGTTTTAATAATCCCATTGAAAGCAGTGTGTTAACGAAACACACTGACTCAGTGTGGGGCTGGGAGAGGGCAGAGGTAAAGTCACCAGGGTCTCTGGATGAAGCTGCTCCTTGGAATGAGGTTCTGGTCCTGATGAACTCTTGCCAGATGGGAGAGTTTATGTCCAGCATGGGAGGGATCAGCAAACAGCCTTTCTAGCATGTACCAGTGTCTTGGAGGTGTACAGATCCTGGAGGATCATTTCATAGTCAACTTTAGGTTGACCAGGGGGCCTTAGCGGGGGCAGAAGCGTGCCAGATGGTGATGGAGGAGGTGAGGATGGACTCAGTGATGTAGATGCTAAAGTGCAGCATCAGTGTTTCTGTCAAGTTGAAGTTcttgagctgcagcaggaaggacgTCCTCCTTCATTGTGAAACAAGGAGAAGCACAGGAACATTACAATCAGCTTTAGAGACAGAGACTGGGAGGTTTAATGCTACTCAGGAGAAGGACAGACTTTGTTTGCTGTGTGATTTAGGTGAAGTTGAGAATGAGgttcatttgatgttttactgTCCTGTACATGAAGATATCAGAGGTACTTTTCAGGAACATgtcctctgtttattttgatttctttgGGTTGGATGACCATGAAAAACTGGAGTTATGTTTTGGAAGAGGAACCTTTTTCATGGCAGAGTTTCTGTGCCAGGCCTGTAATAAAAGGGAACATATTTAGTTAGAGGACTGAGCAGCGGAATAATGTGGGTTTTGGATGTACTGCTGCGATGTTATGTTGGTGTCTTGTAAACCCATGAGGGTTGGGCATGCTTGTGTGCATGACACGAAAATCAAGATATCATATATCCTCTGCTGAGTTTTCTTGACAATGTAGCAGATGTTCAACTCCTTCTTGAGGCTGATGATGGTGCCCAGGAAGCAGAAGTGCTCCACAGAGTCGACTGAGGAGTCGCACAGGGAGATGGGGGCGATGGGAGCGAGAGGGGCCGGGTCCATCCTGAAGTCGACTAGATTCTCCACTTTCTGTAGAGCATTGTGCTCCAAGTAGTTGTGACTGACACAAGTCACCAGATGATCAGCCTCTTAGACTGGAGACTTGAGGTGCAGCTGTTGGTATACTGGACAAGAACAAAGCAGCTTTGGGGAGATCAGGTGTTTGTAGTCTAAAAATCTGATACATGTTTGCTCAACTTCACATGCCGCCTGCTGTCAGCAGAGCCGGGATGATGGTGTGGAGAATAAAAGAAGTATTGGAGACTTTAGTgacaataacaataaagatTCAACTAAAAATCCGATCTGCATATGAAAGTTTGGATAATAAACGGCTGCTGGACTGGAGTTGTaaagtttttccttctttgaaAGAAGACAAGCTGAGATGCAGTCATGCTGTTAGAATGATGTTTGCTGTGTTCtgatgtctttaaaaaaaatgaagcaaaccgTCATCCCCTCTCACACATCCTCAACTGGTTTTACCACTCTGCTATCTGCTATGGGGGTGAATAGAGGGGGGCCAACAGCACTGAGCATGTCTGAGGTTTCTTAGTGTAAGTTTCACTGCCTTTATGTGCTCTGACTGTATTATTCTAGGAGGTGTTGTTTTCATGTTAGTTGTGATGAAGTGAGGAAATATGAAAACTTGAATCCAATAAACCTTTTTGCCAGGTTGATGATCAGTAACAGGAGACATGTTTTGCTACATTACTGAGTAGTCAGGGTGGGGGGGTCGCAGTCATGATCCCAGTAGGACTGATCCACTGTGATTGTAGAATGTCTCTGCACCCTATGTAGTTTactccaagtttttttttttaactagctGTCGATatcactttaaatcactgtgccttgaaatgtgtaaatactgtatattgacTTTTGACATATTTACTATTTCTATAGATATTAAAACTAGAATTGTTTTGTTTATAGTATTGTGGAGCATGTCTTTTAGAgtatatactaacctttaatgATAAGCTGGTAATTAACCtgcctgttttgttgttttgttttatgtacaagatctatctatctatctatctatctatctatctatctatctatctatctatctatctatctatctatctatctatctatctatctatctatctatctatctatctatctatctatctatctatctatctatctatctatctatctatctatctatctatctatctatctgtcgtTCTATCGATCCACAATGATCTTATGTGATTTCATTAACAACATTGAAGCCCTTACACTATTTTGAGTagttaaatgaccaaaaaagaattCACATTCACTGAATCAGGACTTCTCCCTGGGGAACAGGGTCTCCAGGTCAGTTGCCTCATCGTCCAGCTGGTAATCCAGACTGGTACTTAAAGAGGCCAACACCCTCCTTAACAGAAGAAACTCAGGTTCTTAAGCAGacatttctacaattctacaatgtaaatCCAGATTGGAAGAGTTTTGTGTGGAACCGTTTAAGTGCAGCTGAGGCTGATGGTACCCAGCTGGAGGAGTACTTTAACGTAGGTCTGaataatttctgtgtttttgaaatcACAGTACAGTATACCTATATTCAAATCACAGATAAAATGGTTCACAACTTACAACTACAGTATAAATGGAATGTTGTGGTGCTACAGAGATCATAGTCATAATCTCCACACGTAAAGGAACATAGTTGATACAGAATTCAGTACAAATCATTTTTAGAAATTTAGTTTCATTTGAAATTAATTGCAAAAATTACTGATCCCACTAAAATCTTGATTCATATTGCAGTGTCAGTAATTGTCCAAATAATGATCTTGTTCTGTGTCCCGGTCAGGTGGCTACGGTGCAGCTACAATGTCTATGAAGAGAGACCCTCTGAACATGAAGCAGTCGGGCAGCGAGTTCCCTCTCATCCTGGGACGAGACGTGTCTGGGGTCATCATGGAGTGTGGCCTGGATGTGAAGTACTTCAGAGAAAGGGATGAGGTAAAGAAAGCAAAACAGCAGATTAGCAGAAGTGTGCACGATTGAGTCATGTAATATAGTGTGAGAGTTAACCATGTAGTCATAAACATCCAGCTGCAGTCGCAGCAAGAAAACGGCTTCAAACAAGACGGATTAGACGAGAAGCCTTCAGTCACAtcacaaaatggtgaaaacacaaaacctgtGCTGAGGGATGCTGATGTCTGATGTCACACAGTGATGGCTGAGTCAGCGTTTGTCAGGATCAGTGTTAGCATGTCAGAGGTGTAATAACGTGGGAGGGGTTTCCTGGCTTGCGTGAGGCTCTGTAATACCATCTGACCTTCATCACCACAGAGTGTTTGAGCGTTGTGGGTGACCTATTTCAGCCACTTCTGCCTACAGAGTATGCTTTGTCACTGCGATCCTTCTTCCAGGATTATACAAGATCATCTGAGCCAGGCttagaaaaacaacatgacGTGACTCTTTTCCACATCTCAGCCCAAAACAACCTTGAGGAATGAGCTCTGGTGGCTGTCTGAACCAGAAATAGGATTGAGAGCattgtttatgtcatttgttGTTTCTTAGCTTGGCATTAATTCACAAAACACTGACAAAGCAGAGTGCAGTGTAATGTTGAATCAATTAGCTGATAAGTCAGTTAAcgtaaaatgtaacaaaataaagttaattCAATTACATGAGCCTTTTTGATAGGCTCTAAATGAACTTTATGGTGCTGTAGTACTGTTATATACTTTCTGCCACCATGCCTTCACCTCTCAGTAAATCCCAGCCTCTGACACTGCTGCATTTGACCACTTAGCTCATGTCAGCTGGAACAACACCAGAGCCAAAGTAATTGTAAAGCAATTAACTAGAGGCTTCACTGAATCTAAATACGGTGCACAGACACAGTAACTAAACATCTCTCTATATTTAGCACAACAGCGCCGCTAATACTTATCAGGTTATCTGGAATCAGAATGTGCTTTGATATCTTAGAATGAAACAAGCTTTGTTAATACTGTCTGTAAGAAAATAACCTCATAAGCTGGTCAGGTATAGCTGGTAGGTAGCATGTGCAGCCCATCCATCTATTTCTAACTGCTTTACCATTAGTTTTTGAGCACTCcatatttaatttttctaaAAAACACGTGATGTGTCTTTGCatcaaaaatacatgttttataCAGTACAACATCAAAACATCAGTCATTACTAGAATATTCCtcattatgtattttatacACGTCTTAACTCTTTTCTTCAGTCTGATTTGCCATAGTTATATCATCTTTTACTTTTAGCACATTGTACCCAAAAAATATTGCACTACACGATGTGAGGAGACGGTGCTTTCACCCATGAGCAGTGAGTAGACTATAGATAGACGAACCATCTGCAACGTCACCCACACTTTTCCTGAAGAGCGTCTTTGGAGCTCAGCGGGGTGTCTGTCACCACACTGCTTCAAAACCGATGTTCACATCAACTTTGTTCTGTTAATAGAGCTGACTTGTTTTGAAGCCAGCCTCATGTGCAAATTTAAGGAACTAGAGGTTTTGACACTTTAGTGTTGCCTCATTTGTAGagctaaataaattaaaaacttccattatttgttattttctttgtgcCATGTTTGCAGCACCAGCTGGATTGAtgattttaaatcattttgacgTTTTGTCCTTCAAGCTAACATATTCTAACTAGCTAAACGTAGCAGCAGTGGCAGGAGGCATGGGACTGGCTGAAAGGTGGAGGGACATCTGAATGAGTCAGATTAAGCACTTGAAATAGTGACCCTCATTTTTGACAGTGTTCTGATATTCATGGAACAGACAgcagtttaataataaaacttatTGTGAGTTGCAATATATTTACTGAACAAAACATTGATTATAGTACGTTTTTAACTAAAGAAAATCAATcttattaaatgtaaatattttctggtttcttctctcctctgtgACTCTAAAATGAATATGTTAGAGTTGTGGACAACCAAGACATTGGTCATCTTTGGCTTTGGAAACTGACTGACATTCTTCTCCATTTTCTAACACTGTATAGACCAAACAGCTCATGGATTAACTAGAAAAGTAATTGTTGGTTGCAGTTTCAACCCGGATATGATTTAAAATATACCCTATCTTTTTTAGTAATcttgtatgtctgtctgtgtgtttgtgtgagagctAACTGGGACTTTAAATAGGCCTGTTTTAGCACTTCATGAAGTCATATCTACTTCTTCTCACCACGTATTTGCTGACTAACATAGTGACTCATGTGACATTACACATGTTGCTGCACTTAAGAGAAGAAATTTGATGCACTCTTGTGCAGTCTCAATATATGAAATAACTGcgtacatacactactgttcaaaatcTAATGCATGATAATAAAATCAATACATCTCTGATAGTTGTCAgcatatatacactactgtgcaaaagtttgggatcactcaggcaattccatgttttccctgaaaactcccactttaatccatgtgctaacataactgtaagggttttctaatcatcaatgagcctttcaacaccattagctaacacaatgtagcattagaacacaggagtgatggttgctggaaatgttcctctgtacctctatggagatattccattaaaaatcagctgtttccagctagaataatcatttagcacattaacaacgtctacactggatttatcattcatttaatgttatcttcattaaaaaaaacacttttctttcaaaaataatgacatttctaagtgaccccaaacctttgaacagtagtgtatgtatatgtatgtatatgtatgtatatatatatatatatatatatgtataatgtAGACAAACATAGCTTCTGTTTTGTCGATCTTTTGGTCTTAAATGCTGCGTTGCTGTGTGTCTTCTTCAGGTGTGGGCTGCTATCCCACCATGGAAGCAGGGCAGCTTGGCTGAGTTTGTGGTGCTGAGTGCCAATGAGGTAAGCTGAACTGATCTGCGCTGCTGTTTGCTCATTTCTCAGCTTTGTGTTTAGATGTGCTTCTGTTTGTGGGAAGTTCATACATTCATCAGTATCAGTTTCCTCTTTGTTGATTGTGGTTTGTTCTGAGTGACACAGGTCACCGGTTTCAACATTAGTGAACCAAATATGAAGCAAGGTTTCcttaattaaaataacatgCAGCCTACTTATTGCTGctaatttaaaatgtcaagatGAGCTAAATCTAATCATGAAGACTAACGGTGTGTGTCACAGAAAGGTGTTGGGACAGTGCTGCTCCTCTAACTGCATCTGTtattactgtgtgtttttgagtaGGTTTCCCACAAACCAAAGTCTCTGAGCCACACAGAGGCAGCAGCCATTCCCTACGTGGCCACCACCGCCTGGTCTGCTCTGGTTAATACCGGTGGGCTCAGAAAGGACAACTGTGCCAACAAACGGTGAGGGAATGTGGACAGACACTGCTGCAGGCACACAAAACTTCCTCCCATTGTTAATCCCTGTCCACCTCAAAGAAGCTCCCTGTCTTTGATCTATTCAATTATTCCACTTGCTGCTCCTTCTGAGCCCCTTTCTGAGCGCTCCTTAATGAGCCTCTATGTGATGTGCTCTGGTCCTCTGGCAGCAGCTTCGATGCTCCTTTACACTGCAGTGAACTTGACACAGTAAAGCTCAGAGTGGCTTTGACATGAATCTTAATGAGGGAGCTTCTGTGTGGAAATAGTGCAGAACACACTGGTGACACATGCATTGTGTTTTCCCTCTGCCCCGCAGCATTCTGATCCTTGGAGGGTCTGGAGGAGTGGGAACATTTGCTATCCAGGTATGTATGAAAAGATGGGTGATGATAGCCAAGCAGCTTATTTTGCATATTATATTATTGGGGGAATGCTGTGCAA
This is a stretch of genomic DNA from Acanthochromis polyacanthus isolate Apoly-LR-REF ecotype Palm Island chromosome 1, KAUST_Apoly_ChrSc, whole genome shotgun sequence. It encodes these proteins:
- the qrsl1 gene encoding glutamyl-tRNA(Gln) amidotransferase subunit A, mitochondrial produces the protein MLGLTIKEVSLALREGRISPKELCKKCLNRIKKTQHLNAYITVTEESALKQAQQSEARLLKGVPKGPLDGIPFAVKDNFCTRNIKTTCASKMLKDYTPPYNATVVQKLLDQGAILMGKTNLDEFAMGAGCTDGAFGPVKNPWSYAAPYREQRGAMPDSDWVITGGSSGGSAAAVASLTSYLALGSDTGGSTRNPGALCGVVALKPTYGLLSRHGLIPLVNSMDVPGIVTRSVNDAATVLGILQGLDVRDSTTVAAPLSLTELPEDFDVKNICVGIPKEYHAPGLSKETLAQWSRVADLFERAGAQVKQVSLPHTQYSIVCYHVLCHAEVASNMARFDGLEYGHRSQIDSSTEVMYASTRHEGFNDVVRGRILSGNYFLLKQNYQHYFVKAQKVRRLIADDFRTVFGSGVDVLLTPTTLSDAACYQDFKQEDNRTRSAQEDVFTQPANMAGLPAVSVPTALSRRGLPIGLQLIGPALHDKKLLSVAQWIEQRVGFPSISDWDYSRESRSDTGVTKREQTSAV
- the rtn4ip1 gene encoding reticulon-4-interacting protein 1 homolog, mitochondrial, which codes for MSSVRCLVYSRLLLSLNKSPRVHTSVSSHGMQRRLFSRSSRCRTIMPAWVIDKYGSNDVLRFTRNAAFPIINYPNEVIVKVFAAGLNPLDIGMRGGYGAATMSMKRDPLNMKQSGSEFPLILGRDVSGVIMECGLDVKYFRERDEVWAAIPPWKQGSLAEFVVLSANEVSHKPKSLSHTEAAAIPYVATTAWSALVNTGGLRKDNCANKRILILGGSGGVGTFAIQMLKAWGAHVTVTCSQNAERFVRELGADHVVDYTAGPVEEPLGELEKFDLILDNIGGDTERWALSLLKPWSGSKYVTLVTPFLQNTDSLGVADGMMQTAATVATKALKHLVKGVHYRWGLFAPNGPALDEIRDMVDAGQIRAVVDETFSFSQVPQAFDKVEKGHARGKTVVEISSGGEEL